In Caminicella sporogenes DSM 14501, a genomic segment contains:
- the brnQ gene encoding branched-chain amino acid transport system II carrier protein, which yields MSKKSKDVFVVGMALFAMFFGAGNLIFPPALGLVSGKSWIQCMIGFFLTGIGMPILGILAVSKAGGTINDLGNKINPIFSKILGTVIILAIGPLLAIPRTGATVFEMGVKPIFKNSNSIIFSIIYFGITLFFVIKPSGIVDKIGKFLTPILLLIVSAIMIKGIISPIGTPITTNIEKPFSTGFVEGYQTMDALASIVFGGIIMLSLAEKGYNSKKEQINLTMKAGLIAGIGLAFVYGGLLYIGATSSSIFPTNIHKTNLIIGITEKILGSFGKYGIGLAVSVACLTTSIGLTATVGNYFNNLTNGKLSYKIIVIATTIFSAIFANIGVEQIIKFAVPLLVTVYPIAIVLIIMSLFDNFIKNKGAYSGAVFGALFVSLIDGFSAIGINTSFIGKFMNTLPLSKAGFAWILPAIIGSLISSKLIINKNRHNSI from the coding sequence ATGTCAAAAAAAAGTAAAGATGTTTTTGTGGTAGGTATGGCTTTATTTGCTATGTTTTTTGGTGCAGGAAATTTAATATTTCCACCAGCTTTAGGTTTAGTTTCAGGTAAAAGTTGGATACAATGTATGATAGGCTTCTTCCTTACAGGAATAGGTATGCCTATATTAGGAATACTTGCTGTTTCTAAAGCAGGAGGAACTATAAATGACCTCGGAAATAAAATTAATCCTATTTTCAGCAAAATACTAGGAACTGTTATAATCTTAGCTATAGGTCCTCTTCTTGCAATACCAAGAACAGGTGCTACTGTTTTTGAAATGGGAGTTAAGCCTATATTTAAAAATTCAAATTCAATAATTTTCTCAATAATATATTTTGGAATAACTCTCTTTTTCGTTATCAAACCGTCTGGTATTGTAGATAAAATAGGAAAATTTCTCACACCAATACTTCTTTTAATTGTTTCGGCAATAATGATTAAAGGTATTATTTCTCCAATTGGAACTCCAATTACTACAAACATTGAAAAACCATTTTCAACAGGATTTGTCGAAGGATACCAAACAATGGACGCTCTTGCATCAATAGTTTTTGGTGGAATAATTATGCTTTCACTTGCTGAAAAAGGTTATAATAGTAAAAAAGAACAAATTAATCTTACTATGAAAGCAGGTTTAATTGCTGGTATAGGTCTTGCTTTTGTATATGGTGGTCTTTTATATATAGGAGCAACATCAAGCAGTATATTCCCTACTAATATTCATAAAACTAATCTAATTATAGGTATAACTGAAAAAATACTTGGTAGTTTTGGAAAATATGGAATTGGACTTGCTGTATCTGTTGCATGTCTTACAACATCTATAGGTTTAACTGCTACAGTTGGAAATTATTTCAATAATTTAACTAATGGTAAATTATCATACAAAATCATTGTAATTGCAACTACTATATTTAGTGCTATCTTTGCAAATATAGGTGTTGAACAAATAATAAAATTTGCTGTACCGCTATTAGTAACTGTCTATCCAATTGCTATAGTTCTCATAATAATGAGTTTATTTGATAACTTTATTAAAAACAAAGGAGCTTATTCAGGAGCTGTTTTTGGAGCACTATTTGTAAGTCTCATTGATGGTTTTTCTGCTATAGGAATTAATACTTCTTTTATTGGAAAATTTATGAATACGCTCCCTCTTTCAAAAGCAGGATTTGCATGGATTCTTCCAGCAATAATAGGTTCTCTTATCAGTTCTAAACTTATAATAAATAAAAATAGACATAATTCTATATAA